The Candidatus Cloacimonadota bacterium genome window below encodes:
- a CDS encoding ATP-dependent 6-phosphofructokinase, protein MRRVLVLTGGGDCPGLNAVIRAIVKRAAREKDWEIIGSYQAFDGVLREPTEVMILDKVSVAGIHVRGGTILGTTNKGGPFAWPVQNSDGTWKSVDRSDELIRKLQYMGIDAVINIGGDGSQRISQALYEKGLNIIGVPKTIDNDLSVTDFTFGFQTAVQTATEAVDKLVTTAASHNRILILEVMGRYAGWIALHAAIAGGAEVCLIPEINYDIDLVLKRLQKRFSRGKGFANIVIAEGAKPIGGERVYQQKSNEKGQEKKRLGGVALRLKEELIAAGCEGEIRETVLGHLQRGGIPIAYDRVLATQFGVKAFEMVLEGKFGEMVAYKHPKIISVPIKEVVKKYNYVDKDSYLIHTARGIGISFGDQ, encoded by the coding sequence ATGCGTCGAGTACTGGTTTTAACAGGTGGAGGAGACTGTCCGGGTTTGAATGCCGTGATCAGGGCGATCGTCAAGAGGGCGGCGAGAGAGAAGGATTGGGAGATCATCGGCAGTTATCAGGCTTTTGATGGCGTATTAAGAGAACCGACTGAGGTTATGATACTCGATAAGGTATCAGTAGCCGGCATTCATGTCAGGGGTGGAACGATCTTAGGGACGACCAATAAAGGCGGTCCATTTGCCTGGCCAGTCCAGAATTCCGATGGAACATGGAAGTCAGTTGATCGTTCTGATGAATTGATACGTAAATTACAGTACATGGGAATCGATGCGGTTATCAATATAGGGGGTGATGGATCTCAGAGAATATCACAAGCACTCTATGAGAAGGGTCTTAACATAATAGGGGTACCGAAAACGATAGATAATGATCTTAGTGTTACCGATTTTACTTTCGGTTTTCAGACGGCAGTACAGACAGCAACAGAGGCAGTTGATAAGCTTGTTACTACAGCAGCGAGTCATAATAGGATCTTGATCTTAGAGGTAATGGGACGTTATGCCGGTTGGATAGCTCTTCATGCAGCCATTGCAGGAGGAGCGGAGGTTTGTCTGATACCGGAGATCAACTATGATATAGATCTTGTTCTTAAGAGATTACAGAAAAGATTTTCCCGGGGTAAAGGATTCGCTAATATTGTTATCGCCGAAGGAGCCAAGCCGATAGGTGGTGAACGTGTATACCAGCAAAAGAGCAATGAAAAGGGGCAGGAGAAGAAACGGCTTGGTGGAGTAGCACTACGACTGAAAGAAGAATTAATAGCTGCCGGATGTGAAGGTGAGATCAGAGAAACTGTACTGGGACATCTCCAACGGGGGGGAATTCCCATTGCCTATGATCGTGTATTAGCTACTCAGTTCGGAGTTAAAGCGTTCGAGATGGTCTTAGAAGGAAAATTCGGCGAGATGGTTGCCTATAAGCATCCTAAGATCATCTCCGTTCCTATCAAAGAGGTGGTAAAGAAATACAACTATGTCGATAAGGATTCCTATCTGATACACACTGCCCGAGGGATAGGAATATCTTTTGGTGATCAATAG
- a CDS encoding DUF3883 domain-containing protein translates to MYELILFFYLVSFLYITIVTSSWRSGCIESSFWFVANGLFMLLLVLEAVPTTINYILIFAAVNTARATMLLLIGRGAKVEIESEDDVVIEEEPAHKKMSVWESLEQSGAAREYDKKAIKTAIRHLSKLGYSVEDFSDKQIGYDLRISKRKTVFYVLVKIKIEADGLILVSSKEYEKAKEYKNIYFLYIVLGGVDPWEEEIHIVYNPYLKLNFSYDTHRQEYAIDCDDIRAVSQTTFDVKRS, encoded by the coding sequence ATGTACGAACTAATTCTTTTCTTTTATTTGGTGTCATTTTTATACATAACAATAGTGACATCTTCATGGAGATCGGGATGCATCGAATCATCCTTTTGGTTTGTTGCTAATGGTCTTTTCATGTTATTGTTAGTCTTGGAAGCTGTGCCTACAACAATCAACTATATATTGATCTTCGCCGCAGTAAATACAGCCAGGGCTACCATGCTGCTGCTTATCGGAAGAGGAGCAAAAGTAGAAATTGAATCGGAAGATGATGTCGTTATCGAGGAAGAGCCGGCTCATAAGAAAATGAGTGTCTGGGAATCATTAGAGCAATCCGGAGCAGCTCGTGAATATGATAAAAAGGCGATCAAGACAGCTATTCGTCATTTAAGTAAACTGGGATATTCTGTGGAGGATTTTTCCGACAAGCAGATCGGTTATGATCTACGTATCTCAAAAAGGAAAACTGTATTCTATGTTCTTGTCAAGATCAAGATCGAGGCAGATGGTCTGATTCTCGTTTCTTCTAAAGAATATGAGAAAGCAAAAGAATATAAAAATATTTATTTTCTTTATATTGTCTTAGGTGGTGTTGATCCTTGGGAAGAAGAGATCCATATAGTCTATAATCCTTATTTGAAACTCAATTTCTCTTATGATACTCACAGGCAGGAATATGCTATAGATTGCGATGATATCAGAGCTGTATCTCAGACCACCTTTGATGTAAAAAGATCTTGA
- a CDS encoding phosphoribosylaminoimidazolesuccinocarboxamide synthase, with amino-acid sequence MTESIGNLPLVKKHFQGKVRDIYDLGDTLLIVTSDRISAFDVVFPTIIPNKGKILTQISIFFFKMTEQIVKNHFITDKIEEFPPELHPYKEELIDRSMLVKKTRVIPFECIVRGYISGSAWSEYKKQSTVGGMILPEGVNESQKFENPLFTPSTKAEVGNDVNISYQDMMMMTDKKIAEFLKSISLELYQTGHKYLFEKDIILADTKFEYGTLKNEIILIDEILTPDSSRFWDKNEYSVGYSPKSYDKQYIRDYIVNAGWDKKPPAPELPKEVVEKTYEKYYQAYKTIVGTEAKVW; translated from the coding sequence ATGACAGAAAGTATTGGTAATTTACCATTAGTAAAAAAACACTTCCAGGGCAAGGTAAGAGACATCTATGATCTCGGTGATACTTTGCTGATTGTCACTTCTGACCGTATCTCGGCTTTTGATGTAGTTTTCCCGACTATTATTCCTAATAAAGGGAAGATCTTGACCCAGATCTCAATTTTCTTCTTTAAAATGACTGAACAAATCGTGAAAAACCATTTCATTACCGATAAGATAGAAGAGTTTCCTCCCGAATTACACCCCTATAAAGAAGAGTTAATTGATAGAAGTATGCTGGTCAAAAAGACACGGGTTATCCCTTTTGAATGTATAGTCAGAGGTTATATTAGCGGCTCTGCTTGGAGCGAATACAAGAAACAGAGTACTGTCGGTGGAATGATCCTACCTGAAGGCGTTAATGAGAGCCAAAAGTTTGAGAACCCACTCTTTACACCATCAACAAAAGCGGAAGTCGGCAATGATGTAAACATCTCCTATCAGGATATGATGATGATGACAGACAAAAAGATCGCTGAATTCCTGAAATCTATCAGTCTGGAGCTCTATCAAACTGGTCATAAGTACCTCTTTGAAAAGGATATCATCTTAGCAGATACGAAATTTGAGTATGGTACTCTGAAAAACGAAATTATTCTGATCGATGAAATTCTGACACCCGATTCGTCCAGATTCTGGGATAAAAATGAATACTCGGTCGGCTACTCTCCCAAAAGCTATGATAAGCAGTATATCAGAGATTATATAGTCAATGCCGGCTGGGATAAGAAACCCCCTGCACCGGAACTCCCCAAGGAAGTGGTAGAAAAAACTTACGAAAAGTATTATCAGGCATATAAGACAATAGTCGGCACCGAAGCAAAAGTATGGTAA
- a CDS encoding response regulator, translating to MVKRILVVDDDLSVLEFLEKDLKKLLPEMDIVTTDSGYSALKQIMTGSIDLLITDIAMPDMDGYELFLRAREQNEEMPVIMMTGFGYDPNHTIVNARNAGLGAEDVLFKPFDAGYLVKLILERLNIE from the coding sequence ATGGTAAAGAGAATATTGGTCGTCGATGACGATCTTAGTGTTTTAGAATTCTTGGAGAAAGATCTCAAGAAGCTGCTCCCGGAAATGGATATTGTTACCACTGATAGCGGATATTCAGCTCTCAAACAGATCATGACTGGTAGTATTGATCTTCTTATTACCGATATTGCTATGCCTGACATGGACGGATATGAGCTATTTTTACGGGCAAGAGAACAGAATGAAGAGATGCCGGTGATCATGATGACCGGCTTCGGATATGATCCCAATCATACTATAGTAAATGCCCGCAACGCAGGATTAGGTGCTGAAGATGTTCTCTTCAAACCTTTTGATGCCGGCTATCTCGTGAAACTCATTCTGGAGCGACTTAATATCGAGTGA